In Chloroflexota bacterium, a single genomic region encodes these proteins:
- a CDS encoding phosphotransferase produces MLSRQVDLSDIQSKLTAWLQKKMPDAKNLAISNLERSGAGISNETFLFNLASQEHGEQKSEGMVLRCAPRSFPVYPDYDLSIQFRIMKAMQGTKAPVPKVYWLEQDEKLLGTAFYVMGRIEGVVPPEFPPYHSFGVYYDATRQKRAKMWWSAIEAMTRVHKADWRALGLSFLGIPKDGTDPLDRQLDYFERYLNWDKESPDERQPVLEAALKWLRENRYIPEHVTLCWGDARMPNTMFSPDGDVVALFDWEMAFIGDPQADLAFFLMLDWVDSEGYGIPRLDGAPGEEETVQRYQELTGWRVDKLFYNKVFAAFRGGVVILKVLKNFKKLGVAMPQDDAELNNPCTQRLASLLGLPSPGAPTRETTRVEEVTVTVQFHLTGPAGCDWYAVCQKGVATRHEGIATNAKCTLTASAQDWAAIQRGELDRFNAWTGGKLKIDGDMTLLLQLEDAISKLG; encoded by the coding sequence ATGCTTTCGCGGCAGGTAGATTTATCTGATATTCAGTCAAAACTCACAGCCTGGCTGCAGAAGAAGATGCCGGATGCCAAGAACCTGGCCATTTCAAACCTGGAGAGATCCGGGGCCGGGATCTCTAACGAGACATTTCTCTTTAATCTTGCCTCGCAGGAACATGGGGAGCAGAAGTCGGAGGGAATGGTTCTCCGCTGCGCGCCCAGGTCGTTCCCGGTCTACCCTGACTACGACCTCAGTATTCAGTTCCGCATTATGAAGGCCATGCAGGGTACAAAGGCTCCTGTTCCGAAGGTCTACTGGCTGGAACAGGACGAGAAGCTGCTTGGCACTGCGTTCTATGTAATGGGAAGGATCGAAGGGGTCGTACCCCCGGAGTTCCCACCCTATCATTCGTTCGGCGTCTACTATGATGCCACCCGGCAGAAACGGGCAAAGATGTGGTGGTCAGCGATAGAGGCTATGACCCGGGTCCACAAAGCGGATTGGAGGGCGTTGGGCCTGTCCTTCCTCGGCATTCCCAAGGACGGCACCGATCCTCTGGACAGGCAACTTGATTATTTTGAGAGATATCTCAATTGGGACAAGGAATCACCTGATGAACGACAGCCTGTTCTGGAAGCTGCCTTGAAGTGGCTCAGAGAGAACCGCTACATTCCGGAGCATGTGACTCTGTGCTGGGGAGATGCCCGCATGCCTAACACTATGTTCAGTCCGGACGGCGATGTGGTAGCACTGTTCGATTGGGAAATGGCCTTCATCGGGGACCCCCAAGCAGACCTGGCTTTCTTCCTTATGCTCGACTGGGTGGACAGTGAAGGCTATGGGATTCCCCGCTTGGATGGCGCCCCCGGCGAGGAAGAGACCGTCCAGCGCTACCAGGAGTTGACCGGCTGGAGAGTAGACAAGCTGTTCTACAACAAGGTCTTCGCGGCCTTCAGGGGCGGCGTGGTGATTCTGAAGGTGCTGAAGAACTTCAAGAAACTCGGCGTCGCCATGCCTCAGGATGACGCTGAGTTGAACAACCCCTGCACGCAGAGACTGGCCAGTCTGTTAGGATTGCCTTCTCCGGGAGCACCTACAAGGGAGACCACCAGAGTCGAGGAGGTCACCGTGACAGTCCAGTTCCACCTGACAGGGCCTGCCGGATGTGATTGGTATGCTGTGTGTCAGAAGGGTGTCGCCACCCGCCACGAGGGCATTGCCACGAATGCGAAGTGCACCCTTACGGCCTCAGCCCAGGACTGGGCGGCCATTCAGAGAGGAGAGCTGGACCGTTTCAATGCCTGGACGGGCGGCAAACTGAAGATAGACGGTGACATGACCCTGCTGCTCCAACTCGAGGACGCCATCTCCAAGCTCGGCTAA
- a CDS encoding nuclear transport factor 2 family protein, whose amino-acid sequence MDLKNLQARIRTLEDIESIKKLKATYCYLCDAGLSDQRNRDELISHFTRDAKVDFGLGPDSQFEGTAGLETFFGTFVPMGVSFCMHMVHNPIIEVKGDKATGRWYYEAPTTDTTTGKAQWMAGTYEEEYVREPGEWKFASIKTKWKYISPYDEGWAKNRGALLAMVPKD is encoded by the coding sequence ATGGACCTAAAGAATCTGCAAGCCAGAATCAGGACCCTGGAGGACATCGAATCGATCAAGAAGCTGAAGGCCACCTACTGCTATCTGTGCGATGCCGGATTGAGCGATCAGCGCAACAGGGATGAACTGATCTCGCACTTCACTAGAGATGCCAAAGTGGATTTTGGCCTGGGCCCTGACTCTCAGTTCGAGGGAACGGCGGGGCTTGAGACTTTCTTTGGTACATTTGTGCCCATGGGCGTGTCGTTCTGCATGCATATGGTCCACAATCCCATCATCGAGGTTAAAGGCGATAAGGCAACGGGCAGGTGGTATTACGAAGCGCCTACTACCGATACCACAACGGGCAAGGCCCAGTGGATGGCAGGGACTTATGAGGAGGAGTACGTGAGGGAGCCTGGAGAGTGGAAATTCGCCTCCATAAAGACCAAGTGGAAGTATATCAGTCCCTATGACGAGGGCTGGGCGAAGAACCGGGGTGCGCTGCTGGCTATGGTACCAAAGGACTAG